In Desulfurobacteriaceae bacterium, a single window of DNA contains:
- a CDS encoding DUF2190 family protein — MFRYERDDRVRVINTGTSTLAKDTLAKVGNWIGVPFEDILPGEEGVLIVRGVFDVPVADPSVEIASGTLLQYAGDGKVKPYDSSDDTNPKIGKAFKTKASGEETVYITLMPELY; from the coding sequence ATGTTCAGATATGAAAGAGACGATAGAGTGAGGGTTATTAATACTGGAACGAGCACTCTTGCAAAAGATACCCTCGCTAAAGTAGGTAACTGGATAGGAGTCCCTTTTGAGGACATTTTGCCTGGTGAAGAAGGAGTTCTAATAGTAAGAGGTGTCTTTGACGTTCCGGTGGCAGATCCATCTGTTGAGATTGCAAGTGGAACCCTTCTTCAGTATGCAGGAGATGGAAAAGTGAAACCATATGACAGCTCTGATGATACCAATCCAAAAATAGGAAAAGCTTTTAAAACAAAAGCAAGTGGTGAAGAAACCGTTTACATAACTCTTATGCCAGAGCTCTATTAG